The genomic window ATCGGCGAGGTGCACGAGGGCGCCGCGACGATGGACTGGATGCCGCAGGAGCAGGAACGTGGCATCACCATCACCTCCGCCGCGACCACCTGCCAGTGGGACGGCCACACGATCAACATCATCGACACCCCGGGCCACGTCGACTTCACCGTCGAGGTGGAGCGCTCGCTGCGCGTGCTCGACGGCGCGGTCGCGGTCTTCGACGGGGTCGCCGGCGTCGAGCCGCAGTCGGAGACGGTGTGGCGCCAGGCCGACCGGTACGCCGTACCGCGCATCTGTTTCGTGAACAAGCTGGACCGTGTCGGCGCGGAGTTCCACCGCTGCGTGGACATGATCCGCACCCGGCTCGCCGCTACCCCACTGGTCCTGCAGCTGCCGATCGGCACCGAGGCCGAGTTCACCGGCGTGGTCGACCTGGTCGGCATGAAGGCGCTGGTCTGGTCGGCCGACGCCCCCAAGGGCGAGATGTACGACACCATCGACATCCCGGCCACCCACGTGGAGGCGGCCCGAACCGCTAGGGACGAGCTGCTGGAGACCCTCGCCGAGAACGACGACCAGGCGATGGAGGACTACCTCGAGGGCAAGGAGCCCAGCGAGGAGGAGCTCATCGCGGCGATCCGCCGGGCAACCGTCACGAGCAAGCTGACGCCGGTGCTGTGCGGCTCGGCGTTCAAGAACAAGGGCGTCCAGCCCATGCTCGACGCCGTCGTGCGCTACCTGCCCTCCCCGCTGGACGTCGACGCCATCCAGGGCCACGCCGTGGGTGATGAGAGCACCGTGGTGGAGCGCAAGCCCTCCGAGAGCGAGCCGTTCTCGGCGCTGGCCTTCAAGATCATGAGCGACCCCCACCTCGGCAAGCTCACCTATATCCGCGTCTACTCCGGGGCGCTCACGTCGGGGACCCAGGTGCTCAACAGCACCAAGGGCCGCAAGGAGCGCATCGGCAAGATCTACAAGATGCACGCGAACAAGCGTGAGGAGATCGACCGCGTCGGAGCGGGCCACATCGTCGCGGTCATGGGTCTCAAGGACACGACCACCGGGGACACCCTGTGCTCCGACAGCGCGCCGGTGATCCTGGAGTCGATGACCTTCCCGGCCCCGGTCATCCACGTGGCCGTGGAGCCGAAGACCAAGAGCGACCAGGAGAAGCTGGGCACGGCCATCCAGCGTCTGTCCGAGGAGGACCCGACTTTCCAGGTCCGGACCGACGAGGAGACCGGCCAGACGATCATCGCGGGCATGGGCGAGCTGCACCTCGACGTCCTCGTCGACCGGATGCGCCGGGAGTTCAACGTCGAGGCCAACGTCGGCAAGCCGCAGGTGGCCTACCGCGAGACCATCACCAAGCCGGTGACCAAGGTGGAGTACACCCACAAGAAGCAGACGGGTGGCTCGGGGCAGTACGCCCGCGTGATCATCGACATCGAGCCGACCGGCGGTGACGGGGACGGCGGATACGAGTTCGTCAACGCCGTCACCGGCGGCCGCATCCCCCGGGAGTACATCCCCTCGGTGGACGCCGGCTGCCAGGACGCCATGGAGTTCGGCGTCGTGGCCGGCTACCCCCTCGTCGACGTCAAGGTGACCCTGCAGGACGGGGCCTACCACGAGGTCGACTCTTCCGAGCTCGCCTTCAAGATCGCCGGTTCGATGGCGTTCAAGGAGGCGGCACGGCGTGCCGCGCCGGTGCTGATGGAGCCCATGATGGCCGTCGAGGTCACCACCCCCGAGGACTTCATGGGCGATGTCATCGGCGACCTCAACAGCCGTCGTGGCCAGATCCAGTCGATGGACGAGCGGATGGGCTCGCGCATCGTCACCGCGCTCGTGCCCCTGTCGGAGATGTTCGGCTATGTCGGAGACCTCCGGAGCAAGACGCAGGGCCGGGCCAGCTACTCCATGCAGTTCCACTCCTACGCCCAGGTCCCGACCAACGTGGCGCAGGAGATCATCGCCAAGGCTCGAGGCGAGTAGCCGAGAACCAGGGCGAGCGGCTCGAGGCGAGTAGCCGAGGCCCGAGACAACAACCCCCCGAGACAACAACCCACGGGTACGAGCACCAGCACCGGCCCACCCCCGACCGAACGCCAGCACCGAACGGCGTACGTACGTCCTAGGAGGACAGCAGTGGCGAAGGCGAAGTTCGAGCGGACTAAGCCGCACGTCAACATCGGCACCATCGGGCACATCGACCACGGGAAGACGACCCTGACCGCGGCGATCACCCGAGTGCTGCACGACAAGTACCCGGACATCAACCCCTTCACACCCTTCGACCAGATCGACAAGGCGCCCGAGGAGCGACAGCGCGGCATCACCATCTCGATCGCGCACGTCGAGTACCAGACCGAGGCACG from Actinomycetes bacterium includes these protein-coding regions:
- the fusA gene encoding elongation factor G, yielding MATETAAALAKVRNIGIMAHIDAGKTTTTERILFYTGINYKIGEVHEGAATMDWMPQEQERGITITSAATTCQWDGHTINIIDTPGHVDFTVEVERSLRVLDGAVAVFDGVAGVEPQSETVWRQADRYAVPRICFVNKLDRVGAEFHRCVDMIRTRLAATPLVLQLPIGTEAEFTGVVDLVGMKALVWSADAPKGEMYDTIDIPATHVEAARTARDELLETLAENDDQAMEDYLEGKEPSEEELIAAIRRATVTSKLTPVLCGSAFKNKGVQPMLDAVVRYLPSPLDVDAIQGHAVGDESTVVERKPSESEPFSALAFKIMSDPHLGKLTYIRVYSGALTSGTQVLNSTKGRKERIGKIYKMHANKREEIDRVGAGHIVAVMGLKDTTTGDTLCSDSAPVILESMTFPAPVIHVAVEPKTKSDQEKLGTAIQRLSEEDPTFQVRTDEETGQTIIAGMGELHLDVLVDRMRREFNVEANVGKPQVAYRETITKPVTKVEYTHKKQTGGSGQYARVIIDIEPTGGDGDGGYEFVNAVTGGRIPREYIPSVDAGCQDAMEFGVVAGYPLVDVKVTLQDGAYHEVDSSELAFKIAGSMAFKEAARRAAPVLMEPMMAVEVTTPEDFMGDVIGDLNSRRGQIQSMDERMGSRIVTALVPLSEMFGYVGDLRSKTQGRASYSMQFHSYAQVPTNVAQEIIAKARGE